From Desulfovibrio legallii, one genomic window encodes:
- a CDS encoding acyltransferase, whose product MDFLRKALERGLSPANIISYLSLQALRCGGLAWGTLRLRCKARLLGVTLGPGVTAHGPVGLMRWPGSEIRIGAGVSIISSWRRATAATLAAPTRLRTFGPGARIHIGEGAQLSGTSVTARSQTIHIGRQALLGPNCIIVDADFHAPWPPEARATEPGLERDAPVFIGDYAWLGLNCIVLKGVRIGEGALVGAGSVVSRDVPPYCLAAGAPARVLRRLGPEDAAARDAAARS is encoded by the coding sequence ATGGATTTTTTGCGCAAAGCTCTGGAACGGGGCCTCAGCCCCGCCAATATCATCAGTTACCTGAGTCTGCAGGCCCTGCGCTGCGGCGGGCTGGCCTGGGGCACCCTGCGGCTGCGCTGCAAGGCGCGGCTTCTGGGCGTGACCCTGGGGCCGGGAGTGACGGCCCACGGCCCGGTGGGCCTCATGCGCTGGCCCGGCAGCGAAATCCGCATCGGGGCCGGGGTCAGCATTATTTCGTCCTGGCGACGGGCCACGGCGGCCACCCTGGCCGCGCCCACCAGACTCCGGACCTTTGGGCCGGGCGCGCGCATCCATATAGGGGAAGGCGCGCAGCTGAGCGGCACGTCCGTCACGGCGCGCTCGCAAACCATCCATATCGGTCGGCAGGCGCTGCTGGGGCCCAACTGCATCATTGTGGACGCGGATTTTCACGCGCCCTGGCCGCCCGAAGCCCGCGCCACGGAGCCTGGCCTGGAGCGCGACGCGCCCGTGTTCATTGGCGACTACGCCTGGCTGGGCCTGAACTGCATTGTGCTCAAGGGCGTGCGCATTGGCGAAGGCGCGCTGGTGGGCGCGGGCAGCGTGGTCAGCCGTGACGTGCCGCCCTATTGCCTGGCTGCGGGCGCGCCCGCCCGCGTGCTGCGCCGCCTAGGGCCGGAGGACGCTGCGGCGCGGGATGCCGCCGCGCGGAGCTGA
- a CDS encoding phenylacetate--CoA ligase family protein, protein MGKPYRFIPQLSFEEIRKKQTEGLRYTLRQAFKSPQYRTRLAACGLAPDTPLTLEDLPRLPTVDVDDLRAGYPLPLLCVPPEEVVRIHASSGTTGKRKILAYTARDVDMFSLQIARCFELAGFTPQDRMQLAVGYGLWTAGAGFQAGSERLGMLTVPVGPGNLEMHLQLLQDMGATGFTATASMALLLAEEVERAGIRKNIRLRRMVCGSEAHSVKMRTAIVDKLGLEGCFDIAGMTEMYGPGTAIDCDAHEGLHYWADLFIIEVVDPATLQPVPEGQVGEMVVTSLCKEAAPLLRYRTHDLCRLLPRSCSCGLSMPMHDRILGRSDDMLIYRGVNIYPGQLMEVISQFHELGGEYQVELVRDERALDHMTLTVERGQGQTGGNDAALAQALETRLHKALLARVSVCVTDYASLPRTFSKSKRVIDKR, encoded by the coding sequence GTGGGCAAGCCGTACCGCTTTATTCCCCAGTTGAGCTTTGAGGAAATCCGCAAAAAGCAGACCGAAGGGCTGCGCTATACCCTGCGGCAGGCTTTCAAAAGCCCGCAGTACCGCACGCGCCTTGCGGCCTGCGGCCTCGCGCCCGATACCCCCCTGACGCTGGAAGACCTGCCGCGCCTGCCCACCGTGGATGTGGACGACCTGCGTGCGGGCTATCCTTTGCCCTTGCTTTGTGTGCCGCCCGAAGAGGTGGTGCGCATCCACGCCTCCAGCGGCACCACGGGCAAGCGCAAAATTCTGGCCTACACAGCCAGAGATGTGGACATGTTCAGCCTGCAGATCGCCCGCTGTTTTGAGCTGGCGGGCTTTACCCCGCAGGACCGCATGCAGCTGGCCGTGGGCTACGGCCTGTGGACGGCAGGCGCGGGCTTTCAGGCCGGCAGCGAACGCCTGGGCATGCTCACCGTGCCTGTGGGGCCGGGCAACCTGGAGATGCATTTGCAGCTTTTGCAGGATATGGGGGCAACGGGCTTTACGGCCACGGCCTCCATGGCCCTTTTGCTGGCAGAAGAGGTGGAACGCGCGGGCATCCGTAAAAATATCCGTCTGCGCCGCATGGTCTGCGGTTCCGAGGCGCACAGCGTCAAGATGCGCACGGCCATTGTGGACAAGCTGGGCTTGGAGGGCTGTTTTGACATCGCCGGCATGACTGAAATGTACGGCCCGGGCACGGCCATTGACTGCGACGCCCACGAGGGCCTGCACTACTGGGCGGACCTTTTTATCATTGAAGTGGTGGACCCGGCCACGCTCCAGCCCGTACCGGAAGGGCAGGTGGGCGAAATGGTGGTCACCAGCCTGTGCAAAGAAGCCGCCCCCCTGCTGCGCTACCGCACTCACGACCTTTGCCGCCTGCTGCCCCGGTCTTGCTCCTGCGGGCTTTCCATGCCCATGCACGACCGTATTCTGGGCCGCTCGGACGATATGCTCATCTACCGGGGCGTCAATATTTACCCCGGCCAGCTCATGGAGGTCATCAGCCAGTTCCACGAACTGGGCGGCGAGTATCAGGTGGAGCTGGTGCGCGATGAACGCGCCCTGGACCACATGACCCTGACCGTGGAGCGCGGCCAGGGCCAGACCGGCGGCAATGACGCGGCCCTGGCCCAGGCGCTGGAAACCCGTCTGCACAAGGCCCTGCTGGCCAGGGTGAGCGTGTGCGTCACGGACTACGCCAGCCTGCCGCGCACCTTCAGCAAGTCCAAGCGCGTCATCGACAAGCGCTGA
- a CDS encoding FmdE family protein, protein MNIGAYTFEEFRRLAENFHGYAAPGLLVGGYMVELAKRHLPPGTLFEAVVESGKCLPDAVQLLTVCSTGNNRLKIHNLGRYAVSLFDKHTGEGVRVSIDPATLDQYPEIRGWFLKEKPKRDQDVPRLEREIETAGESICRLEPVTVKRRFVGHKHMSRIVCCPLCGEAYPAEDGPVCRGCQGEAPYVLARRELPRPDDAAPQPAQRVLPVEEAVGRTLAHDMTRIVPGQFKGPEFKAGQRISVGDICRLQQMGRFNVAVTPEEAPQGHSAPIHENDAAEAFARRMAGEGVTYELPPREGKVDFTAQRDGLFCVDVERLYRFNLVPEVMAASRQDATVVKSGGPLAGTRAIPLYITPERRAQALEALEGGPLFRVLPLRKARVGILVTGTEVFQGIIEDKFIPVITAKVNMLGCSVVRTEIVPDDKAAMRAAVKAMRAAGADLLVTTGGLSVDPDDVTRQALLEAGLTDMLHGVPVLPGTMSMVGRIPADDAGPDMQVMGVPACALYYKTTFLDLMLPRLLAGRSLTRAEAARLGEGGYCLACHTCTWPKCWFGK, encoded by the coding sequence ATGAATATAGGCGCCTATACGTTTGAGGAATTCCGCCGTCTGGCCGAAAATTTTCACGGTTACGCGGCCCCCGGCCTGCTGGTGGGCGGCTATATGGTAGAGCTGGCCAAACGGCACCTGCCGCCGGGCACGCTGTTTGAAGCCGTAGTGGAATCGGGCAAATGCCTGCCCGACGCCGTACAGTTGCTCACCGTCTGCAGCACAGGCAACAACCGGCTGAAAATCCACAACCTTGGGCGCTATGCCGTGTCCCTGTTTGACAAGCACACCGGAGAAGGCGTGCGCGTGAGCATAGACCCCGCCACGCTGGACCAGTACCCTGAAATCCGCGGCTGGTTCCTGAAGGAGAAGCCCAAGCGCGACCAGGACGTACCCCGCCTGGAGCGTGAAATCGAAACCGCCGGCGAAAGCATCTGCAGGCTGGAGCCGGTGACAGTCAAGCGCCGCTTCGTGGGCCACAAGCACATGAGCCGCATTGTCTGCTGTCCGCTCTGCGGCGAGGCCTACCCGGCGGAGGACGGGCCCGTCTGCCGGGGCTGCCAGGGCGAAGCCCCCTATGTGCTGGCCCGGCGCGAACTGCCCCGGCCCGACGACGCCGCGCCGCAGCCCGCGCAGCGCGTCCTGCCTGTGGAGGAAGCCGTGGGACGAACCCTGGCCCACGACATGACCCGCATTGTGCCCGGCCAGTTCAAAGGGCCAGAATTCAAAGCCGGACAGCGCATCAGTGTGGGGGATATCTGCCGCCTGCAGCAGATGGGCCGCTTTAACGTGGCCGTCACCCCGGAAGAAGCCCCCCAGGGGCACAGCGCCCCGATTCATGAAAACGATGCCGCCGAAGCCTTTGCCCGCCGCATGGCCGGCGAGGGCGTGACCTATGAGCTGCCCCCGCGCGAGGGCAAGGTCGACTTTACCGCCCAGCGCGACGGTCTGTTCTGCGTGGATGTGGAGCGCCTTTACCGTTTCAATCTGGTGCCGGAAGTCATGGCCGCCTCCCGCCAGGACGCCACCGTGGTCAAGTCCGGCGGCCCTCTGGCGGGTACGCGGGCCATCCCCCTCTACATCACTCCGGAGCGGCGCGCTCAGGCCCTGGAAGCCCTGGAGGGCGGGCCGCTCTTCCGTGTGCTGCCCCTGCGCAAGGCCCGCGTGGGCATTCTGGTCACCGGCACCGAAGTCTTTCAGGGCATTATTGAGGACAAATTCATTCCCGTCATTACCGCCAAGGTAAACATGCTGGGCTGCAGTGTGGTCCGCACAGAGATTGTACCTGACGACAAAGCCGCCATGCGCGCCGCTGTAAAGGCCATGCGCGCCGCCGGGGCCGATTTGCTGGTCACCACCGGCGGCCTTTCCGTAGATCCGGACGACGTGACCCGCCAGGCCCTGCTGGAAGCGGGCCTCACCGACATGCTTCACGGCGTGCCCGTACTGCCGGGCACCATGAGCATGGTGGGGCGCATTCCCGCCGACGACGCAGGCCCCGACATGCAGGTCATGGGCGTGCCCGCCTGCGCCCTGTACTACAAAACCACCTTTCTGGACCTCATGCTGCCGCGCCTGCTGGCCGGGCGCTCCCTCACCCGCGCCGAAGCCGCGCGCCTGGGCGAAGGCGGCTACTGCCTTGCCTGTCACACCTGCACCTGGCCCAAGTGCTGGTTCGGCAAATAA
- a CDS encoding VCBS domain-containing protein has protein sequence MPDIILARPAAGQQAAIPAQAQSRIVLDFAPDDATLFRQGDNLVFGFADGGSVSLTDFYKVVTKETLPEFSVDGASVPGEEFFAALNDEDLIPAAGPAANATGGGRYQDYADSALEGGTWRLGALDYRTAFGGEPSSDLWTYGSLYNHEPELSTGGATLSLSLREAGEPAPGVSDPGVPSQSGSFHISDADGDALTAVVRIAGKTVAINGVTTVQGQYGTLVITPVGGGSDITYNFTYTLDNSPYGATDSLAQGQRVTDHIFIDVNDGRGHTITQPIAVHVTGTNDAPDVQHVDDFNLKEGGVFSGAYGTKDRDPAALHGNENDRTLNAGQTDPNGALSGDQHRTYAAGQIQALDPDQGDALTYGIQSVDIDGTSYSGAADNAAADPAHAAYDKVIDTAYGKLYFNTATGQYRFDLDNSPDGLVNRLPEGARVDVTITPTVTDSYGVSDTDTNHLRPDQGGAAVDGSINITIWGSNDQPHLELISGDALESTEDAGSGGVNSVSGTVAGTDADSGDTAHLAYGLALGGDAAGLDGATLHDTLYVLKDGDGLRLSDTKGPDCYGELKISGSGSSAAYTFTLDDTADVVQKMDTGDSKSVDFNVAVVDQYGAYSHDAITLTIHGANDAPTFDSIQNLTVKESGLYYKQTDNKLHAEENTTTTTSTTAADPNFAEHKFAAEGSLAASDVDAGDTLTYGIQTSDGVNHFAVNGDVTVYLKATGNVLSKGYEIVSEKPTDGSFCGTLTLHADGSYAFALEDTAQGVNALAEGKTAPIAFTPLVTDSKTFDANGQPAEAVHAVTEGHLTVTVKGSNEQPEITDKGWNNGHDLVAEDGGSYKITGSVVATDADTPGGDAVSYGLTLKVEDGQNVVTTLYVKDDGSGNLALSPAQGDYNACYGKISINSGNGAYTFTLYNDSDLVQALSDSDGIKSITIPVVARDKAGAYDSTEITVQIKGANDALVADDKDIMVAQVTEDGMLLGTNDANNANATASPAGVFTIHATDATGVADLQFGVLQNGEFTSIAVGGTLSMAYGKLTITAITDNGDGSFSAAYSYSLHNDNAAVNGLQAGQGLVDKITLAARDTRHDAAEAPATQPLEVHIHGANDRPYFVDGTGAKVTEFTSEATLTEDSAKGTVSGTLAGADADDAASSLTYGLVNGSTVVQVMQGNYGILTLTKDGHYTYTLTDTAALQALRAGDSLAAQDYLNKEAFPIRIMDQHNAYTDGTLHINITGVADAPVITTGKTTVQEDNGAMVRPEPNPTDDPMVTGSFGLDTTDYGDAENYGAKGTWSGGGTGTYGTLTVNADGSYTYTLTANDKDAVQSLAVGQSVTDTFTVTVTGADGTTISKDVAFTVTGANDKPVIAVDASTLTGAVKQNAFETDPAQWTDTDAPGVVFTGTVAGTDVDTGDTRTYAFLDSSGNQVQQLSTQYGTIAINPKTGHYTYYLNNEADIPDNAQDTVPVITVDQHGAQSDPQIITINITPNPGSGGTDVRVMDPDSDLAPSVQEDNGTDWNPHLGTAGPSVTASGQLQAEKPDGSAAGNTEFGVQGAGGSQVQGLQGQYGYIAVNPATGQYVYTLNNASDAVQALNAGDTLTEEFTVMLNGVPQNVPITVTIQGTNDSPVITQADGFTLQEVAAAASIKNLSHAGTVKATDVDAGDSVTYSLKGDTDGDGTINTAHGTVTLNPDGSYSYTVTDGRHITAGDALHDAFTVVVTDEHGASSQKEIPISIKGTNHGPEILTGAPTSEDVTEDGLTQWSHSLSELFSDDQGLDNLSYKVVAGDGDFNGAGIVAQGQYGTLYIDPVSGKYVYDLNNNDPTVQGLKEGETATDAFHIQATDAHGQHIDVPVSVTVTGANDAPELSVNTVLTVREDQDGQKAEGSLTTYDKDGDTLIFTVSNAESGESREVAQKDAAPAEVAGLYGTLTLNADGTYSYTLTSDALGAGEIATETFTVTANDGSGSATATSPAREITVNLVGANDAPTALDPTSTLALNGLIPGQTASVSVAYTDLATDPDQNDTLTCTITSSLNGHYGSLYYDATAGAYVYALDTSPAGLLKLAQAHAAGNDLTETFNYTAGDSHGASANGTYTVHLDPALPSAPDLNDGQPHLLFGGSGNDSIAGGSGDDIISGGGGDDLIYGGGGDDLIYGGGGDDYLDGGAGNDSLYGGAGNDSLYGGDGNDYLDGGAGADALHGGAGNDILRYDPDDALADGGKGIDFLVGKSAPGDLDSLFAAGKIKNIDALITDHGGTATDDTASLTSMTALEHVGITVQDTDGKATIVLDSSWKAVEGEGHTFVNIAADLHISVAHSASVSEDTVNHAIQIITSDSGG, from the coding sequence ATGCCAGACATCATCCTTGCCCGCCCCGCGGCCGGACAGCAGGCAGCCATCCCCGCACAGGCCCAGAGCCGCATTGTTCTGGACTTCGCCCCTGACGACGCCACCCTGTTCCGCCAGGGAGACAATCTTGTCTTCGGCTTTGCGGATGGCGGCAGCGTCAGCCTTACCGATTTTTATAAGGTGGTCACCAAAGAAACCTTACCGGAGTTCAGTGTGGACGGCGCGTCCGTCCCCGGCGAGGAATTTTTTGCCGCACTCAACGACGAAGACCTCATCCCCGCCGCTGGGCCCGCAGCCAACGCCACGGGCGGAGGCCGCTACCAGGACTATGCCGACAGCGCGCTGGAAGGCGGCACCTGGCGCCTGGGCGCGCTGGACTACCGCACGGCCTTTGGCGGCGAGCCTTCCTCGGACCTCTGGACCTACGGCAGTCTGTACAACCACGAACCGGAGCTGAGCACCGGCGGCGCAACCCTGAGCCTGAGCCTGCGCGAGGCGGGTGAGCCCGCCCCCGGCGTCAGCGACCCCGGCGTGCCCAGCCAGAGCGGCAGCTTCCACATCAGCGACGCCGACGGCGACGCCCTGACCGCCGTGGTGCGCATAGCGGGCAAAACCGTGGCCATTAACGGCGTCACCACGGTTCAGGGCCAGTACGGCACCCTGGTCATCACCCCTGTGGGCGGCGGTTCAGACATTACCTACAACTTCACCTACACGCTGGACAACAGCCCTTACGGCGCTACGGATTCCCTGGCCCAAGGCCAGCGCGTCACAGACCACATTTTTATCGACGTGAACGACGGCCGGGGGCACACCATCACCCAGCCCATTGCCGTGCACGTCACCGGCACCAACGACGCGCCGGACGTGCAGCACGTGGACGACTTCAACCTCAAGGAAGGGGGCGTCTTTTCCGGCGCATACGGAACGAAGGACCGCGACCCCGCCGCCCTGCACGGCAACGAAAACGACCGCACCCTGAACGCGGGCCAGACCGACCCTAACGGCGCACTGAGCGGCGACCAGCACCGCACCTACGCCGCAGGGCAGATCCAGGCGCTGGACCCGGACCAGGGCGACGCGCTCACGTACGGGATACAATCCGTGGACATCGACGGCACGTCTTACAGCGGCGCGGCGGACAATGCCGCCGCCGACCCGGCGCACGCCGCCTACGACAAGGTCATCGACACGGCCTACGGCAAGCTCTACTTCAATACCGCCACGGGTCAGTACCGCTTTGATCTGGACAACAGCCCGGACGGCCTGGTGAACAGGCTGCCCGAAGGCGCGCGCGTGGACGTGACCATTACCCCCACAGTCACAGACAGTTACGGCGTCAGCGATACGGATACAAACCACCTGCGTCCGGACCAGGGCGGCGCGGCCGTGGACGGCAGCATCAATATCACCATCTGGGGCAGCAACGACCAGCCCCACCTGGAGCTCATCAGCGGCGACGCACTGGAAAGCACTGAAGACGCCGGCAGCGGAGGCGTCAACAGCGTTTCCGGCACAGTGGCGGGCACGGACGCGGACAGCGGCGACACAGCCCACCTGGCCTATGGCCTGGCTCTGGGCGGCGACGCCGCCGGGCTTGACGGCGCGACCCTGCACGACACGCTCTATGTGCTCAAGGACGGCGACGGCCTCAGGCTCTCGGACACCAAGGGGCCAGACTGCTACGGAGAGCTGAAAATCAGCGGCTCCGGCAGCTCCGCCGCCTACACGTTCACGTTGGACGACACGGCCGACGTGGTCCAGAAAATGGACACGGGCGACAGCAAAAGCGTGGACTTCAACGTGGCCGTGGTGGACCAGTACGGGGCTTACAGCCACGACGCCATTACCCTGACCATCCACGGGGCCAATGACGCGCCCACCTTTGACAGCATCCAGAACCTGACAGTCAAGGAAAGCGGCCTCTACTACAAGCAGACTGACAACAAACTGCACGCAGAGGAAAACACCACGACGACAACTTCGACCACAGCAGCCGATCCCAACTTTGCCGAGCACAAATTTGCGGCGGAGGGAAGCCTTGCGGCCTCGGACGTAGACGCGGGCGACACCCTCACCTACGGCATCCAGACCTCGGACGGCGTCAACCATTTTGCCGTCAATGGCGACGTGACCGTCTACCTCAAGGCCACCGGCAACGTGCTCAGCAAGGGCTACGAGATTGTAAGCGAAAAGCCCACAGACGGCAGCTTCTGCGGCACACTTACCCTACACGCGGACGGCAGCTATGCCTTTGCCCTGGAGGACACGGCCCAGGGCGTCAACGCCCTGGCCGAAGGCAAAACCGCCCCCATCGCCTTTACCCCCCTGGTTACGGACAGCAAAACCTTTGACGCCAACGGGCAGCCCGCGGAAGCCGTCCACGCCGTCACGGAGGGGCACCTCACCGTGACGGTCAAAGGCAGCAACGAGCAGCCGGAAATTACAGACAAGGGCTGGAACAACGGGCACGACCTTGTTGCCGAAGACGGCGGTTCCTATAAAATCACGGGGTCTGTTGTCGCAACGGACGCGGATACCCCCGGCGGCGACGCCGTTTCCTATGGCCTGACGCTCAAGGTGGAGGATGGTCAGAACGTTGTTACAACCCTGTATGTAAAAGACGATGGTTCGGGCAATCTGGCGCTCAGCCCTGCCCAGGGGGACTACAACGCCTGCTACGGCAAAATCAGCATCAATAGCGGCAATGGCGCGTACACTTTTACGCTGTATAACGATTCCGATCTGGTGCAGGCCCTGAGCGACAGCGACGGCATAAAAAGCATCACCATACCCGTAGTGGCGCGCGACAAGGCCGGAGCCTACGACAGCACAGAAATTACCGTGCAGATCAAGGGCGCGAACGACGCGCTTGTGGCCGACGACAAGGATATCATGGTGGCCCAGGTGACGGAAGACGGCATGCTGCTGGGCACAAACGACGCCAACAACGCCAATGCCACGGCTTCTCCGGCGGGCGTCTTCACCATCCACGCCACGGACGCCACCGGCGTGGCCGACCTGCAGTTCGGCGTCCTGCAAAACGGCGAGTTCACGTCCATCGCTGTGGGCGGCACGCTGTCCATGGCCTACGGCAAGCTGACCATCACCGCCATTACGGACAACGGCGACGGCTCCTTCTCCGCCGCCTACAGCTATAGCCTCCATAATGACAATGCCGCGGTCAACGGCCTGCAGGCCGGGCAGGGGCTGGTGGACAAAATTACCCTGGCCGCGCGCGACACGCGCCACGACGCGGCAGAAGCCCCCGCCACCCAGCCCCTGGAGGTCCACATCCACGGAGCCAACGACCGCCCGTATTTTGTGGACGGCACGGGCGCCAAGGTCACGGAATTCACCAGTGAGGCCACCCTTACCGAAGACAGCGCCAAAGGTACGGTCAGCGGCACACTCGCGGGCGCGGATGCGGACGACGCTGCAAGCAGCCTGACCTACGGCTTGGTGAACGGCAGCACCGTGGTGCAGGTCATGCAGGGCAACTACGGTATCCTTACTCTGACCAAGGACGGCCACTACACCTATACCCTTACGGATACGGCGGCCCTGCAGGCCCTGCGCGCAGGCGACAGCCTGGCGGCGCAGGACTACCTGAACAAGGAAGCCTTCCCTATCCGCATCATGGACCAGCACAACGCCTACACAGACGGCACGCTGCACATCAATATCACGGGCGTGGCAGACGCCCCGGTCATCACCACGGGCAAGACCACCGTACAGGAAGACAACGGCGCAATGGTCAGGCCGGAGCCAAACCCGACCGACGACCCCATGGTTACGGGCAGCTTCGGTCTGGACACCACAGACTACGGCGATGCGGAAAACTACGGCGCAAAGGGCACTTGGTCCGGCGGCGGCACGGGAACCTACGGCACGCTCACAGTCAATGCCGACGGCAGCTATACCTATACCCTCACGGCTAACGACAAGGATGCCGTGCAGTCGCTGGCCGTGGGCCAGAGCGTGACCGACACCTTTACCGTGACAGTCACGGGCGCGGACGGCACAACAATCAGCAAGGATGTGGCCTTTACCGTCACCGGCGCCAACGACAAGCCGGTCATTGCTGTGGACGCCAGTACCCTGACCGGCGCAGTCAAGCAGAACGCCTTTGAAACCGACCCGGCCCAATGGACGGACACGGACGCCCCCGGCGTGGTCTTCACCGGCACGGTGGCGGGTACGGACGTGGATACGGGCGACACGCGCACCTACGCCTTTCTGGACAGCAGCGGCAATCAGGTCCAGCAGCTCAGTACCCAGTACGGCACCATTGCCATAAACCCCAAAACCGGCCACTACACCTATTACCTCAACAACGAGGCAGACATCCCCGACAACGCGCAGGACACGGTGCCAGTAATAACCGTGGACCAGCACGGCGCACAGTCCGACCCCCAGATCATCACTATCAACATCACGCCCAACCCCGGCAGCGGCGGCACGGACGTGCGGGTCATGGACCCTGACAGCGACCTGGCCCCTTCCGTACAGGAAGACAACGGCACGGACTGGAACCCCCACCTGGGCACTGCAGGCCCGTCAGTCACGGCGTCGGGCCAACTGCAGGCCGAGAAACCCGACGGCTCCGCGGCCGGCAATACGGAATTCGGCGTTCAGGGGGCTGGCGGCAGCCAGGTGCAAGGCCTGCAGGGCCAGTACGGTTACATTGCCGTCAACCCGGCCACGGGCCAGTATGTTTATACTCTGAACAACGCCAGCGACGCCGTCCAGGCCCTCAACGCAGGCGATACCCTCACCGAGGAATTTACGGTCATGCTCAACGGCGTGCCGCAGAACGTGCCCATCACCGTCACCATCCAAGGCACCAACGACAGCCCGGTCATTACCCAAGCCGACGGCTTCACCCTGCAAGAGGTGGCGGCCGCCGCATCCATCAAGAATCTCAGCCATGCGGGCACCGTCAAAGCCACGGATGTGGATGCGGGCGACAGCGTGACCTACAGCCTGAAGGGCGATACGGACGGCGACGGAACAATCAATACCGCTCACGGTACGGTAACCCTCAATCCGGATGGTTCCTACTCCTATACGGTCACAGACGGCAGGCATATTACCGCAGGGGACGCCCTGCATGATGCCTTCACCGTAGTGGTGACGGACGAGCACGGCGCGTCCTCGCAAAAAGAAATTCCCATTAGCATCAAAGGCACCAACCACGGGCCGGAAATCCTCACCGGCGCGCCCACCAGCGAGGACGTGACCGAAGACGGCCTTACCCAATGGTCCCACAGCCTCAGCGAGCTGTTCAGCGATGACCAGGGGCTGGACAACCTCAGCTACAAGGTCGTGGCGGGCGACGGCGACTTCAACGGCGCGGGCATTGTGGCCCAGGGGCAGTACGGCACGCTCTATATCGATCCGGTCAGCGGCAAGTACGTCTATGACCTCAACAACAACGACCCGACCGTGCAGGGCCTGAAGGAAGGGGAAACCGCCACGGACGCCTTCCACATCCAGGCCACGGACGCCCACGGCCAACACATTGACGTGCCCGTCAGCGTTACCGTCACCGGCGCCAACGACGCCCCGGAGCTCAGCGTCAACACCGTGCTTACCGTGCGGGAAGACCAGGATGGACAGAAGGCCGAAGGCAGCCTCACGACCTACGACAAGGATGGCGATACCCTTATCTTTACCGTGAGCAACGCTGAAAGCGGTGAAAGCAGGGAGGTGGCGCAGAAAGACGCCGCCCCGGCTGAGGTGGCGGGCCTGTACGGAACGCTGACCCTCAATGCGGACGGCACCTACAGCTATACCCTGACCAGCGACGCCCTGGGCGCGGGCGAAATCGCCACGGAAACCTTCACGGTCACAGCCAACGACGGTTCGGGCTCGGCCACGGCCACTTCCCCCGCGCGGGAAATCACCGTCAACCTGGTGGGCGCCAACGACGCCCCCACGGCCCTTGACCCCACCAGCACCCTGGCGCTCAACGGCCTTATCCCTGGCCAGACGGCCAGCGTGTCCGTCGCCTATACGGACCTCGCCACTGACCCGGACCAGAATGATACGCTGACCTGCACGATTACCAGCAGCCTCAATGGTCACTATGGCAGCCTCTATTATGACGCCACTGCCGGCGCGTATGTCTATGCCCTGGATACCAGCCCCGCAGGTCTTCTCAAGCTGGCCCAGGCCCACGCCGCCGGCAATGACCTGACGGAAACCTTCAACTATACCGCCGGCGACAGCCACGGGGCCAGCGCCAACGGCACCTACACGGTGCATCTGGACCCTGCTCTGCCCAGCGCGCCAGACCTGAACGACGGGCAACCGCATTTGCTCTTCGGCGGGTCGGGCAACGACAGCATCGCCGGCGGCAGCGGCGACGACATTATCTCCGGCGGCGGCGGCGATGACCTCATCTACGGCGGCGGCGGCGATGACCTCATCTACGGCGGCGGCGGCGATGATTATCTGGACGGCGGCGCGGGCAACGACAGCCTCTACGGCGGCGCGGGCAACGACAGCCTCTATGGCGGCGACGGCAACGACTACCTGGACGGCGGCGCGGGTGCGGATGCGCTCCACGGCGGCGCGGGCAACGATATCCTGCGCTACGATCCTGACGACGCCCTGGCGGACGGCGGCAAAGGCATAGACTTTCTGGTGGGCAAAAGCGCCCCGGGCGATCTGGACAGCCTGTTTGCTGCGGGCAAGATCAAAAACATCGACGCCCTGATCACCGACCACGGCGGCACCGCCACGGACGACACCGCCAGCCTCACCAGCATGACGGCTTTGGAACATGTGGGCATCACCGTGCAGGACACGGACGGCAAGGCGACAATAGTTCTTGACAGCAGCTGGAAGGCTGTGGAAGGTGAAGGACATACCTTTGTCAATATCGCCGCCGACCTGCACATCAGTGTGGCGCATTCCGCCAGCGTGAGCGAGGACACGGTAAACCACGCCATCCAGATCATCACCTCGGATTCCGGCGGATAA